One Sphingomicrobium sp. XHP0239 DNA segment encodes these proteins:
- a CDS encoding flavin reductase family protein has product MSEWQTYEDGGDPRALRDAMGCFATGVTVVTCADGEGIPHGLTANSFTSVSLDPPLLLVCLAKSATSAAPLSQAAHFAINVLRTEQRPASITFSTRGEDRFGRTRWTRGQGGSPLLEGSLAQFECAHHAVHDGGDHLILVGRIVRAGFEKGPDPLLYFRGKYRRLHFD; this is encoded by the coding sequence ATGAGCGAGTGGCAGACTTACGAAGACGGCGGAGACCCGCGGGCCCTGCGCGATGCGATGGGCTGTTTCGCGACGGGGGTGACGGTGGTGACCTGCGCCGATGGCGAGGGCATTCCGCACGGGCTGACCGCCAACAGCTTCACCAGCGTCAGTCTCGATCCGCCGCTGCTGCTCGTCTGCCTGGCCAAGAGCGCGACGAGCGCCGCGCCGTTGAGCCAGGCCGCTCATTTCGCGATCAACGTCCTGCGGACCGAGCAGCGTCCCGCCTCCATCACCTTTTCCACGCGCGGAGAGGACCGGTTCGGACGAACCCGCTGGACCCGGGGACAGGGGGGATCGCCGCTGCTGGAGGGCAGCCTCGCCCAGTTCGAATGCGCGCATCACGCGGTCCATGACGGTGGCGACCACCTGATCCTGGTCGGCCGCATCGTGCGGGCGGGCTTCGAAAAGGGCCCCGATCCCTTGCTCTACTTTCGCGGAAAATACCGTCGGCTGCATTTCGACTGA